A portion of the Panthera tigris isolate Pti1 chromosome E1, P.tigris_Pti1_mat1.1, whole genome shotgun sequence genome contains these proteins:
- the GP1BA gene encoding platelet glycoprotein Ib alpha chain: MPLLLLLLLLPSPSRPQSVCEVSQVTSQVEVSCDNRGLKAPPPDLPADTAILRLGENPLGTFSTASLLPLTRLAQLHLSQSQLTHLQVDGTLPALETLDVSHNKLRSLPPLGRALPALNTLDASFNELTSLPPGALDGLSQLHELYLRGNKLKTLPPGLLAPTARLRKLSLADNKLNELPPGLLDGLEELDTLYLQGNWLRTIPKNFFGDLLLPFAFLHSNPWYCDCEILYFTRWLQDNPNNVYLWKEGVDVKAMTPNVESVRCVNLANTPVYTYPGKGCPTLGDADIGYDEYEDEDPFTTAGVMLFTNAKARTTHWPPLYPTSADYPHSQTPYLSSTQESTESQNTSVTTPEPTTTPPTTEPPTTPPTVQPPTTTPTTEPPTVQPTTTEPPTTPTTMPPKTPPTTTSPTPEPPTTPTMTPPTTPTTTTSPTPEPPTTPTTTTSPTPEPTIPPTTPTTSEITTFLTSPKVTSFLTTWPRATTTLPEAQGVARENARSPRNDPSLGRDTCCLLPLGFYVLGLLWLLFASAVLILLLARDRRVTPQAPATATYTTHLELQRGKQVPVPRAWLLFLAGSLPTFRSSLFLWVRANGRVGPLVAGRRPSALSLGRGQDLLGTVGIRYSGHSL, translated from the coding sequence ATGCCTCTCctcctgttgctgctgttgctgccgAGCCCTTCCCGCCCCCAGTCCGTCTGCGAGGTCTCCCAGGTGACCAGCCAGGTGGAAGTGAGCTGTGACAACCGGGGGCTCAAGGCGCCGCCTCCCGACCTGCCGGCCGACACGGCCATCCTCCGCCTGGGCGAGAACCCCCTGGGCACCTTCTCCACggcctccctgctgcccctgACCCGGCTCGCCCAGCTgcacctgagccaaagccagctGACCCACCTGCAGGTGGACGGGACGCTGCCCGCGCTGGAGACCCTGGACGTCTCCCACAACAAGCTGCGAAGCCTGCCCCCGCTGGGACGGGCCCTGCCGGCGCTCAACACCCTCGACGCGTCCTTCAACGAGCTGACCTCGCTGCCCCCTGGTGCCCTGGACGGCCTGAGCCAACTCCACGAGCTCTACCTGCGCGGCAACAAGCTGAAGACGCTGCCGCCCGGGCTCCTGGCACCCACCGCCCGGCTGAGGAAGCTCAGCCTGGCCGACAACAAGTTGAACGAGCTGCCCCCCGGGCTCCTGGACGGACTGGAGGAGCTCGACACCCTGTACCTCCAGGGGAACTGGCTGCGGACCATCCCGAAGAACTTCTTTGGGGACCTCCTCCTGCCCTTCGCTTTCCTGCACAGCAACCCCTGGTACTGCGACTGCGAGATCCTCTACTTCACTCGCTGGCTGCAAGACAACCCCAATAACGTCTACTTGTGGAAGGAGGGAGTAGACGTCAAGGCCATGACCCCCAACGTGGAAAGCGTGCGATGCGTCAACTTGGCCAACACACCGGTCTACACCTACCCGGGGAAGGGCTGCCCCACCCTCGGGGATGCGGACATAGGCTACGACGAGTATGAGGACGAGGACCCCTTCACCACGGCTGGGGTCATGCTCTTCACCAACGCCAAAGCCCGCACAACCCACTGGCCCCCACTCTACCCAACGTCTGCCGATTATCCACACAGCCAGACGCCCTATCTGTCTTCTACCCAAGAGTCCACTGAGAGTCAGAATACATCCGTGACCACCCCGGAACCCACCACGACCCCCCCCACCACGGAGCCCCCCACGACCCCCCCCACCGTGcagccccccaccaccacccccaccacggAGCCCCCCACCGTGCAGCCCACCACCACGGAGCCCCCCACGACCCCCACCACGATGCCCCCCAAGACCCCCCCCACCACGACCTCCCCCACCCCGGAGCCCCCCACGACCCCCACCATGACGCCCCCCACGACCCCCACCACCACAACCTCACCCACCCCGGAGCCCCCCACGACCCCCACCACCACGACCTCCCCCACCCCGGAGCCCACCataccccccaccaccccaaccaCCTCTGAAATAACCACATTCTTAACCAGCCCCAAAGTCACCTCATTCCTTACTACCTGGCCACGTGCCACAACTACCCTCCCAGAGGCTCAGGGGGTGGCTCGAGAGAATGCACGCAGCCCCAGAAATGACCCTTCCCTCGGCCGGGACACGTGCTGCCTCCTTCCCCTGGGCTTCTACGTTTTGGGTCTCCTCTGGCTTCTGTTTGCTTCCGCGGTCCTTATCCTGCTACTGGCCCGGGACCGCCGTGTGACGCCACAGGCCCCGGCCACAGCCACATACACCACGCATCTGGAGCTGCAGAGGGGGAAGCAAGTGCCCGTGCCCCGCGCCTGGCTCCTTTTCCTTGCAGGCTCACTGCCCACTTTCCGCTCCAGCCTCTTCCTGTGGGTGCGGGCTAACGGCCGCGTGGGGCCTCTGGTGGCAGGACGGCGGCCCTCAGCCCTGAGTCTGGGTCGTGGTCAGGACCTGCTGGGCACGGTGGGCATTAGGTACTCTGGCCACAGCCTCTGA